One segment of Ipomoea triloba cultivar NCNSP0323 chromosome 12, ASM357664v1 DNA contains the following:
- the LOC115998972 gene encoding dnaJ protein homolog, translated as MFSRAPKKSDNTKYYEILGVPKEASQDDLKKAYRKAAIKNHPDKGGDPEKFKELAQAYEVLSDPEKREIYDQYGEEALKEGMGSGGGMHDPFDIFQSFFGGSPFGGGGSSRGRRQRRGEDVVHPLKVSLEDLYNGTSKKLSLSRNVLCVKCKGKGSKSGASMKCSGCQGSGMKVSIRHLGPSMIQQMQHPCNECKGTGETINDKDRCPQCKGEKVVQEKKVLEVHVEKGMQNGQKITFPGEADEAPDTVTGDIVFILQQKEHLKFKRKGDDLFFEHTLTLTEALCGFQYILTHLDNRQLLIKSQPGEVVKPDQFKAINDEGMPMYQKPFMRGKLYIHFTVDFPESLSPDQCKALEGVLPPRPSKQITDMELDECEETTLHDVNIEEEMRRKQQQQAQEAYDEDEDMPGGAQRVQCAQQ; from the exons ATGTTTTCGAGAGCACCGAAGAAGAGCGATAACACCAAGTACTATGAGATCTTGGGAGTTCCTAAGGAAGCTTCCCAAGATGATCTCAAGAAGGCCTACCGTAAAGCCGCCATTAAGAACCACCCCGATAAGGGTGGGGATCCAGAAAAG TTCAAGGAGCTTGCTCAAGCTTATGAGGTTCTGAGTGACCCTGAGAAGCGTGAGATTTATGATCAGTATGGTGAAGAAGCCCTCAAGGAAGGAATGGGCAGTGGAGGTGGTATGCATGACCCATTTGACATTTTCCAATCATTCTTCGGAGGCAGTCCATTTGGTG GTGGTGGGAGCAGCAGAGGCCGTAGGCAACGAAGGGGAGAGGATGTTGTTCACCCTCTTAAAGTTTCTTTGGAAGACCTTTACAATGGGACATCAAAGAAGCTTTCTCTGTCCCGCAATGTTCTATGTGTGAAGTGCAAGGG GAAAGGGTCTAAATCAGGTGCTTCAATGAAATGTTCTGGTTGTCAAGGGTCTGGGATGAAAGTTTCTATCAGACACCTAGGCCCATCTATGATTCAGCAGATGCAGCACCCTTGCAATGAGTGTAAGGGTACTGGTGAGACTATTAATGACAAAGACAGGTGCCCTCAATGCAAGGGAGAGAAGGTAGTGCAGGAGAAGAAGGTTTTGGAAGTTCATGTGGAGAAGGGAATGCAGAATGGTCAAAAGATTACATTCCCTGGAGAGGCTGATGAAGCT CCTGATACTGTCACTGGAGATATAGTGTTTATCTTGCAACAGAAGGAGCACCTAAAGTTCAAGCGAAAGGGAGATGACCTCTTTTTTGAGCACACATTGACCCTAACTGAGGCCCTTTGTGGTTTCCAATATATCTTAACACACCTAGATAATAGGCAGCTCCTCATTAAGTCACAACCTGGAGAAGTTGTTAAGCCTG ATCAATTTAAGGCAATAAATGATGAAGGCATGCCGATGTACCAGAAGCCATTTATGAGAGGGAAGCTTTATATCCACTTCACTGTTGATTTCCCTGAATCATTGTCTCCTGACCAATGCAAAGCTCTCGAGGGTGTGCTGCCCCCAAGGCCTTCAAAGCAAATTACTGATATGGAATTGGATGAGTGTGAGGAGACCACTCTGCATGATGTAAACATTGAAGAAGAGATGCGCAGGAAGCAGCAGCAGCAAGCACAGGAGGCATacgatgaagatgaagatatgCCTGGTGGGGCGCAGAGGGTGCAGTGCGCACAGCAATGA
- the LOC116000477 gene encoding putative RING-H2 finger protein ATL71 → MTGNTTMVAADSGDDSGEQENPGGFGYSIGFSIGILLILVVVTYFSYVCVKTRPGNASRRRAVTAAEDDDEERMSRRRLGLDEATLESYPKLVYSQAKQHEGDSAVSSSGCSICLADYKDADILRLLPDCGHLFHSKCVDPWLRLRPTCPICRNSPLPSPLPSPLVR, encoded by the coding sequence ATGACGGGTAACACCACAATGGTGGCCGCTGATTCCGGGGATGATTCAGGAGAGCAGGAGAATCCCGGCGGTTTTGGGTACAGCATTGGCTTCTCCATAGGAATCCTTTTAATCCTCGTAGTCGTCACTTATTTCTCCTACGTTTGCGTTAAAACTCGCCCCGGAAACGCCTCGCGTAGACGCGCCGTCACGGCGGCGGAGGATGACGATGAGGAGCGGATGAGCAGGCGGCGGCTCGGCCTCGACGAAGCTACGTTGGAGAGCTACCCGAAGCTTGTGTACTCGCAGGCGAAACAGCATGAAGGGGATTCCGCCGTTTCTTCTTCGGGGTGTTCTATCTGCTTAGCAGATTATAAGGACGCTGATATTCTTAGGCTTTTGCCTGATTGTGGCCATCTTTTCCATTCCAAGTGCGTTGACCCTTGGCTCAGGCTTCGCCCTACTTGCCCCATTTGTCGAAACTCCCCCCTCCCATCTCCCCTCCCCTCTCCTCTCGTAAGGTAA